Part of the Planctomycetota bacterium genome, CCCATGACCCCGCTGGTTCGCTGGCTCCTCCTCTACGCGATCCTGAGGCCCCTGATGGACGATGCGGGCGGGCTGCTCACCGCGGTCGGGCGGCCGAAGACGTGCGGGCACACGCTCGTGGGCCAGGCGCTCGCGCTGCTGGCCCTCTGCCCGCTCTTCACCTGGCGCTGGGGGGCCCAGGGCGCCGCCGCGAGCGTGGGCCTCGTCGTCCTGGTCGGCCTCGCGCTCTGGTACGCACGCTTCCTGCCGCGCGTGGTGGACATCGCCTATGCCCACATGCTCCTGTGGCCCCTGTTGGGCCTGGGCGCGGCGGGCGCGGCGGCACTCGCCTTCGAGAGAGCGTCCGGCCTCGGCCCAGGCCTGGCCTCCGGCGTGGCCAAACTCGCCGCGGTCGGCCTCGTCTACGTCGCCGCTCTTCTCGCCCTTGACGGACGCCAGACGCTCGCCGACCTGCGTTCGCTCCGGCGGCATCTGTGGGCAGCTTCCCCACAGTCTCGCGGCGAGGTTCCCAGCGATGCCTGAGTCCCTGCGCATCCTCATCGCCATAGACAACTTCCACCCGCTCATCGGCGGCGCCGAGCACGCCGCGTTCGAAACGGGCGCGGCCCTGGTGCGGCGCGGCCACGGCGTGGACGTGTTGACGATGCGCAAGCGCCCCGAGTGGCCGTCGCAGGAGGAGATGGCCGGGCTGCGCATCTTCCGCTTCGGCGAGCGCGTGCCGCCTCGCCCCTTCGGCCGCCTGCTCTACGAGCGCGCCAACGCCACAGCCGCCCGCCGCTACCTGGATGAGCACCTGAGCCGCGAACCCTACGACCTGTTGCTCCTCCAGCCCATCGTCACTGCCTACGGCGCGCTGCGGTCCCGCGCGCGGCGCCGCGCCGTCGCCGCCTACTGCTTCTACGCCCCGCTGGCCGAAGAGCACCGGAACGCCGTGCGGGGCCTGCTGCCGCCCGGCCTGCGCGGCTGGCGCCGGCAGGCGCTCCTGTTCTCGGGCGCCTGGACCGCGCATCGGCGGGCCCTCGGGCAGCGGACCGCCATCGAGGCGGCCGACGCCGTGGTGTGCCCCAGCGAGTACTCGCGCGGCCTGCTGGCCGACGCGTTCCCAGGCGTCGCCACCCAGCACGCCTGCATCATTCCGCTGGGCGTGGACGCCGCCCGCTTCCGCCCCGCCGACGACCGCCAGGCCGTCCGCGCGCGCCTCGGCTGGGCGCCCGACGAGCACGTGCTGCTGTGCGTCCGCCGCCTCGTGCCGCGCATGGGCATCGGCGAACTCATCCGCGGCTTCGGCCTGGCCGCCGCACGGCGCCACGACCTGCGCCTCGTCATCGGCGGCGTCGGGCCCCTCGGCCCCCGGTTGCAGGACCTGGCGAAGACGGCCGGCGGCCGCGTGGACTTCCTGGGCCTGCTGCCCCCCGACGACCTGCCCCGATACCTCCAGGCAGCCGACCTCTTCGTGCTGCCCTCGCTGACCCTCGAGGCCTTCGGCCTCGTGACCACCGAGGCCCTCGCCTGCGGCACCCCGGTGCTCGCCACCTCGCGGTGCGCGGCGCCCGAAATCCTCGGGCCGCTCGACCCGCGCCTCCTGATGTCGGGCACGGACCCCGCGGCCATTGCGGACTCTATTCTCGGGCCCGGCCTCGACGTGATCCACGAGCCCGGCTTCCGCGACCGATGCCGGGCCTACGCCGTGGAGCGCTTCCCCTGGGACCGCACGGCCCAGGGGCTCGAGGAACTCGTCTCCCAACTCCGCGCGAAGGCAGGCGATGCCGGATGAAGGCTCAGGGCGCCCCAGTGCCAACGCCGCGCGACCCCAGGCCCCCGCTCCGCGTGCTCTACGTGACCGACACCGGCGGCGAGCTGGGCGGGGCCGAGCGCAGCCTGCTCTCCCTCGTCGAGCATCTCGACGCCACCCGATACCAGCTCCACGCGCTGCTCTTCGAGGAGGGGCGGTTCGCCACGCTGCTGCGCAACGCGCGCGTGGCCGTGGTCGTCGCGCGCCTGGGGCTGATCGCGCGCACGCGGAATCCCCTCAAGCTGATGCTCTACGCGTTCCGATTCGCGCAGGGCGCCCTGCGCCTCGCGTGGGTCATCCGCCGCCGCAGGATACAGGTGGTGCACATCAACAAGAACACGCTCGCCGTGCACGCTATCCCGGCCGCACGGCTCGCCGGCGCCGCCTGCGTGTGGCACGTGCGAAACCCCGTGAGCCACTTCGGCCGCATCGGCGCCTGGCTGGTGCGCCGCTGCAACCACCTGCTCTGCGTGTCGGAGAGCATCGCCGCGCCCTTCCGCCGCCAGTTCCCCGAGTCGGGTGCCAAGATCACCCTCGTGCCCGAGGGCGTGGACCCGGCGCCCTACGCCAACCGCCAGGCCGGCCTGACGCTTCGCCGCGACCTGGGCATTCCCCCCCACGCCTGCGTCATCGGCACCGTGGGCAGGATCACGCCGTGGAAAGGCCAGGACGATTTCCTGCGCGCCGCGGCCCTCCTGGCCGGCCGCCACCCCGAGGCGCGCTTCCTCGTCGTCGGCGACTGCGTGTCCAGCCCCGCCGAGGTCTCCGCCGACGCGGCCTTCCGCGACCGCCTCCACGCCCTCGCCGCCGAGCTGGGCATTGCTGAGCAGGTGATCTTCACCGGTTTCCACCACGACGTGCCGGCCGTGATGAACGCGCTCGACGTCTTCGTCCTCCCCTCCCACGAGGAGCCTTTCGGGATCGTGCTGCTGGAGGCCATGGCCGCCTCACGCCCCATCGTGGCCACGGCCGCCGGCGGCGTGCCCGACATCGCACGGGACGGCCACGAGGCGCTCCTCGTGCCGCCCCGCGACCCGGGGGCCCTGGCGGCCGCCATCGCACGGTTGCTCAGCGACGCCCAGCTCGCCGCCGCGCTCGCAGAGGCTGCGCTCGCGCGCGTCACGGCCGAGTTCCCCCTCTGGCGCCACGCGGCCATCGTGCGCGAGGTCTACAGCGCCCTGGTTCCCGAGCCGTGAGCCATCCCGGAGGCTGAGCATGGCCAAGGTGCTCCTCATCAACCCGCCCGCCGAGCACACCCTCGTGGGGAACAACCCCAAGTTCCTCGACGAGGAGCGGGGCCACAACCCGCCCCTCGGCCTCCTCTACCTCGCCGCCATGCTCGAGGAGCGCTCTGAACACGCCGTCTGCGTGATTGATGCTCAGGCCGAGGAACTGTCCTACGAGAAGCTGGCGGAGCACGTGGCCGGCGAGGCCCCCGACCTCGTGGGCATCACGGCCATGACCTTCACCCTCCTCGACGTGCTGCGCACGGTCGGCATCGTGCGGCAGGCGGCACCCCAGGCCCGCGTCGTCCTCGGCGGCCCGCACGTCCACCTCTACCCGCGCGAGACCGTCGCCCTGCCGGGCGTAGACTTCGCCATCCTGGGCGAAGGCGAGCACAGCATTGTCGCCCTGGCCGACCGGCTGAATGAGCCCGAGCGATGGAGCGAGGTCCCTGGCCTGGCCTACCATGCAGATTCCACATCCCAGATTCCAGATTCCAGATTGAAATCGCAAACCGCAAATCGGCAATCGCAAATCATCGTGAACGACGCGCCGGGTCTCATCGAAGACCTCGACACGCTCCCCTTCCCCGCCCGCGACCTGGTGCCCTTCCGCCGCTACTCGTCGGTCCTCGCCCGCCGCCAGCCGATCACCACGATGTTCACCAGCCGCGGCTGCCCCTATCGCTGCACCTTCTGCGACAGGCCGCACCTCGGCAAGAAGTTCCGTGCACACTCGCCGAAGTACGTCGTGGACGAAATGCAGTCCTGCGTCGAGATGGGCATCCAGGAGTTCCTCCTCTACGACGACACCTTCACCGTCCGCCCCCAGCGCGTGCTCGACATCTGCGCGGAGATTCAGCGGCGCGGACTCGACATCGGCTGGGACATCCGCGCCCGCGTGGACACGGTGGACGAGGAGCTGCTGAAGGCCCTTCGCGCCGCCGGCTGCGAGCGCATCCACTACGGCGTCGAGGCCGGCGACGACCATTTCATGCAAGTCCTCAGCAAAGGCATCACCGTCGAGGAAGTCCGCAAGGCATTCCGCCTCACCAAGCGGGCCGGCATCTCCACCCTCG contains:
- a CDS encoding glycosyltransferase family 4 protein, giving the protein MPESLRILIAIDNFHPLIGGAEHAAFETGAALVRRGHGVDVLTMRKRPEWPSQEEMAGLRIFRFGERVPPRPFGRLLYERANATAARRYLDEHLSREPYDLLLLQPIVTAYGALRSRARRRAVAAYCFYAPLAEEHRNAVRGLLPPGLRGWRRQALLFSGAWTAHRRALGQRTAIEAADAVVCPSEYSRGLLADAFPGVATQHACIIPLGVDAARFRPADDRQAVRARLGWAPDEHVLLCVRRLVPRMGIGELIRGFGLAAARRHDLRLVIGGVGPLGPRLQDLAKTAGGRVDFLGLLPPDDLPRYLQAADLFVLPSLTLEAFGLVTTEALACGTPVLATSRCAAPEILGPLDPRLLMSGTDPAAIADSILGPGLDVIHEPGFRDRCRAYAVERFPWDRTAQGLEELVSQLRAKAGDAG
- a CDS encoding radical SAM protein gives rise to the protein MAKVLLINPPAEHTLVGNNPKFLDEERGHNPPLGLLYLAAMLEERSEHAVCVIDAQAEELSYEKLAEHVAGEAPDLVGITAMTFTLLDVLRTVGIVRQAAPQARVVLGGPHVHLYPRETVALPGVDFAILGEGEHSIVALADRLNEPERWSEVPGLAYHADSTSQIPDSRLKSQTANRQSQIIVNDAPGLIEDLDTLPFPARDLVPFRRYSSVLARRQPITTMFTSRGCPYRCTFCDRPHLGKKFRAHSPKYVVDEMQSCVEMGIQEFLLYDDTFTVRPQRVLDICAEIQRRGLDIGWDIRARVDTVDEELLKALRAAGCERIHYGVEAGDDHFMQVLSKGITVEEVRKAFRLTKRAGISTLAYFMIGIPGQTEADVRNTFRLARQLDPDVVHITILTPFPGTEIYRQALEQGVYASDHWLDFAREPKEGFQPLYWTKELGRERLEELLVAAYKSFYVRPRYILRQFLKCRSWRELTTKVKAGLRVAFLRGR
- a CDS encoding glycosyltransferase, whose translation is MKAQGAPVPTPRDPRPPLRVLYVTDTGGELGGAERSLLSLVEHLDATRYQLHALLFEEGRFATLLRNARVAVVVARLGLIARTRNPLKLMLYAFRFAQGALRLAWVIRRRRIQVVHINKNTLAVHAIPAARLAGAACVWHVRNPVSHFGRIGAWLVRRCNHLLCVSESIAAPFRRQFPESGAKITLVPEGVDPAPYANRQAGLTLRRDLGIPPHACVIGTVGRITPWKGQDDFLRAAALLAGRHPEARFLVVGDCVSSPAEVSADAAFRDRLHALAAELGIAEQVIFTGFHHDVPAVMNALDVFVLPSHEEPFGIVLLEAMAASRPIVATAAGGVPDIARDGHEALLVPPRDPGALAAAIARLLSDAQLAAALAEAALARVTAEFPLWRHAAIVREVYSALVPEP